The DNA segment GGCGCGCCCGCCGCACATGGAGCCCCTGCCCAGCCACATCGCCAACAGCAGTGTGGCAAGTATCGGAagtgctggtgccgctgcgccgactCCACCCCACCACTGCGGCACGCTCTCGCAACGGCACTGCAACACGGTCGAGCACGGAACGGAGGAAACAGGCGTGaggcaagcacacgcgcgcacacatgcaggtgggcacacgcacatgtagACTCGgctgcgcctctccctctcgctcgctctcctcctgtTGCACCCTCATCGTAGCGACACGGGGGTAGGGGACTGATATAAAGCTCTCCTCACGAGACGGGCATAAGTAGTGGCCTCGTcgctctgcccccccccgcctcccgtTTTCTGTGCCTGTCTGTCCCTGATCACCCCTTCCTTGCTCGTTATAGTGCTACCTTGCTTTGaatgcacgtgtgtgtgtgtgtgcgaagGGCGTGGAGCCACTTGGtgtgctgcctctgcctcgctgcGCGTTGTGTTTTGTCCGTGCATCTATGGGTAACGGAGTTCGTGCCCGACGGCCTcccgccctcctctctctccctctcgcttgGACACGCCTGGCCccgttgtggtggtgctccTTCCGTTTCCCTCTTGTACCGTCTcttcaccccacccccaacctTTTTTCATGTTGTGTGGATAAGTCTGTCTtgtcgccccctccctctcgcgctccctctccctcttgctGATCAGGCAGCTTCTCATGatcacccccccccgcgcgtacacacgcacacgcacgtactCGGCTGGGCATCGCCTACAGCCTCCCTGTCCTTTCCGCTCTTCTCGTGTtgtgccttttttttttcagtaTCACGCCTATGCGTTGCGCGCAATGCATGTGTttgtgttttgtgtgtgtgagcgtgtatgtatgtatgtatgccGTCAACACGGTTGATGGATGGGGCGGATGTTCGCTTCGAGCGCATGTCCACCTGTAAGTCGACGCACGTCACGGTACGCCGTGGCGATGGTGGGACTCACGCACAGACATCACCGTCAGGCAAAGGGCGGGAAACTTTAAGAAGcaccactaccaccgccaccacccccacaTCTCCATCCTGGTAGCGCACCCGCTCCGTGtcggcgcatgtgtgcgcatggGCAACTTTACCAGAATTCCTCTCCCCATGTCAACTATCGCCGCAACTACAactcctttctctctcctgcgcTGCATCCACTTGCTCTACTCCACtgtaccccctccccctgtcgACGCGTGCGCCTGCAGTGGAGCCCACCCTCTGCTCCGTCGACAagcgagcacacgcacacacgcgccgagCCCGTAGTAGCACCACTGTCgcttccccttttttttcgtgcgcTGTCGCTCTGCCTTTTTGCCCGCGCTCTCAGAGAACGTGCAGCTGACCCAGCAAACACCCCTCGCCGCTCACTTCGCCGAGTTGTCGTGGTTCGCGGAACGCTTGCCGAGGCACGCGTCCAGTCACTGTCGGCTCACATACGTGTGCACCTCTGTACCCCACTCccagccctcccccctcaaaAAACGCCAAGCATCCAGGCGCGAGATGGCGTCTGTGTCACCTTCTGAAACCGGCGGCACGCTCATCACgttcctgcagcagctgcgcggcacACTGGTTGAGATTGAGCTGAAAAACGCCTCCATTGTCTCAGGCGAAATCTCCTACGTGGATGCCAACATGAACACCTACATGTCACACGCAAAGATCACCAGCAAGGGCAAGAACCctgtggaggtggaggagtacATGGTGCGCGGGAGCACGATCCGCTACATCATTATGCCGGAGAGCCTGAACACGTACGATATTCTGAAGCAGGCTTCCACAAAGAAGAACGGCACATCAAAGAAGTAGGCTGTGGTGGCACTGATGACAGCAGAGAGGCGCGCGTACTTTCTGGCGAGTCATCTGGTCATCGAGGTGCTCTGtcgaggcagagagggacaCGCAAAGGCCGAAGGAcggaaagagaaggagagtCACGCGTGTCAACGATTTGGCGCAGGTGCCAAGAGACGCGGCTGACCGTTCGGGGTTACATGTCGAGCGGGGAGTCTCCCGCTGATGCTGTGCATGATGGAGTGTATAGGGGGGCGAGAAGGGGAGtaggggggcggcggcactggAGCCGATGGCTGCACAGTAAGCTTACCTCACTCACACGAAACGCGCACGGCCTCGTCGCGTCTTCGCCTTTACTTTCCCGCttgtccctcctcctccgtcgccgcagtCAGCGGTGACACACGCGCAGTGGCACTCCGTGTCGCCTGTGACCCGTGCGTGAAGATGCATGCTCCGGGTAAGCATGGCCTCTGAgcaaagggaagggggggcaGGGCTCTGATCTGGATGCCGTCCCGCGTGTGCCGTTGTGTTGGTGTTTGgatgcatatatatatatatatatgtacgcATGTGTGTTCGCGTCGGTGTATGTCTAGtcgtggtgtgcgtgcgcttctcTGTGTAACTGGTgtgcgcccctccccctaaTGCACAACGCGAAATGGACGACGTAGCGGTGAAAAGACGCGGCGGGAAACAAAATAGAGaacgaggaagaggccggcgctgctgctgctgctgttcatGTGCGTGTCGTTGTCCTCGCACTACGCTGTCTGCGTCACCTCGTCACCAGCCCGACCCTTCCCtcgccctttttttttgtttcttcgcTGAGAAGAGAAGGCAGGCGGGCGGGGGAGACCACTCTGCCACGACGCCTGTTGATGTGCATTGGCCACGCGTCGCATGCAATCGGTCATCGTCTTCTAGGCAACCCACCTGCTCATCTGCGCACTCTCCTCTCACTCGCTTGCCTTGAGTTTTCCGcatcccctctctccactcTCCTCGCTCTCACGCTCACTGTCCATCTTCCTCGACATGTGTCGTTCTTCCACGTGCCCTCACgtgctccaccaccgccctccccctctcctcgcacGCTCAGAAGCACGTATACGCGCCTTCGCCTGCACTTCTTCAGGTTTATGTCCTTCTGCCGTCTTCGCCCTGCCGTGCCGTGCCAGCAACGCGGAA comes from the Leishmania mexicana MHOM/GT/2001/U1103 complete genome, chromosome 22 genome and includes:
- a CDS encoding SmD-1 like small nuclear ribonucleoprotein, coding for MASVSPSETGGTLITFLQQLRGTLVEIELKNASIVSGEISYVDANMNTYMSHAKITSKGKNPVEVEEYMVRGSTIRYIIMPESLNTYDILKQASTKKNGTSKK